The Phaseolus vulgaris cultivar G19833 chromosome 5, P. vulgaris v2.0, whole genome shotgun sequence genomic interval gtcattggcaactattgatcatatctgttcaagatcataccgctacatggttttgctccttgcataaaaaacctcctacttattttaaaaacattatagataggtacgacagtttcatttaacatttattattacttatatattatataatgttatgtattctaacatgaaatcttattattttagtgcttactctggatataatatgttgtgtgggagaagaacttcaaacgcacaaaaactcacttggatgtaccttaaggtatttaaagtatatttgttcacttaatttaatgtgtttcactcattcatttaatatatttattttcacatgcagtccaacaggcaacctagaaattatgagtgcggttattatgttatgcaaTGGAAGTTGACTATTTTGCAAGCTGAAATTAAGAAAGGTTGGGATAaggtaatacctcaatacattaaacactttaaaatttgagatttattattcatgcactaattcaaaaaatttcaaatgtcacagttGTTCAACGACCATCACCCGCTAGATTTAGAAGCATTGAAGTATGTGATaacaacatggtcaaagtattttgtaaccatgtataacactctagtatagataaatcattataatgacaatttttttcatatattagcaaaacttttttgtataatgttataatttgttgtatgtaatttttatatttaaattatgattttaaatgtttttattttcttgaattgaaaattttatgcTGGTTTGagatttattaaaaaacttttttttaatcactACATATAACGACGGTTTCACTTGGAACTGTCTTTGAAAGgcggaaccgtctttaaaagttccttattttttttaaaaaaaattacaagtcACCTTCAACGACGGTTTCTACAACCGTTGTTATAAGTCTTagttttaacgacggttccagAACCGTCGTGAAAAACCCCAACCTTTTAACGACGCCCACAATAActtggaaccgtctttaaatgtTGATTTTAACTGTCGTTAATCTACCCTTTTGTACTGgtgaatttttttagtctctaaaactgtctctaatttagtttaatagtaactaattattttggtttctaaaattagttgcaATTTGATGATTTTCGTGTAGTGTAGTGGGTAATTCAAGTTTCTCCACTACTCTTCTACTTGCCACATTTGCATAACTACCCCCATCTATGATCATGGAATACAATTTGTTTTTGATAAGGCAGCgaatgtgaaaaatattttctctttaggTTTCAtcaaaaagttttttaattGTTCCCAAAATTCGCCTTACCACCAATATGTAACCTCCACAAGGTATCTCACATTCATCTTCACTGTGGTTATTGAAGGGGTAGGTGAGTTAGATCTAAAAGATTGATCACTTTGGTCACTTTCTACTATCCCCCTTTTACCATCATGGTTAATTTATTAGGGAAATTTGTAGCTATGTGTctaaaacctaaacatttaaaacatttttaatttgagaTTTTGGTTGGCGATTTAGGTCTAGCAAGAGAAGGGTTGTCTTTAAAATGTTGATGTTGTGAGGTGGATTCTTTAgagaaattgaaaggaaaatcttgattttgaaatttatttttgtccTTCCAAGAGGATTTGtaaaagccatcattatgagtatttttaaaagagtttttctttaaaatttgtgattcaaccttgatggctaggtgaaccaacttTTCCAAAGATGTATACTCATACAATtctaccagaggctaatggataaAGTGTTCAGGGGGATGATCGATTGAAATGTTGAAGTCTACGTGGATGACATTGTTGTGAAGTTGGACTCGTGTGATCAACACATAAGAGACTTGGAAGAAGTCTTCAAAGCACTAAGAAGAATGAACATGAggctcaaccctgagaagtgtgcgTTTAGTGTGGAGGGAGTAAAATTCTTGGGTTTCATGTTAAACCACCGGGGAATCGAAGATGCTTAGCCATAACAGAGATGAGAAGCtctcagaaattaaaagaagtgTAGCAACTCATAGGCCATCTTACAACCCTGTTGAGGTTCGTTCCTCGGTTGGCCGAGCAAACTAGACCCATGGTAGAACTCATTTGGAAGGCAACCAAGTTCAAATGGGATGAAAAGTGTGAAGACATCTTCCAACAACTGAAGGCGTTTCTATCTTCACCGACAGTGATCCAAAAACCAGGGCCCGACCATCCTATCATCATTTACCTGTTAGTCTTAAAAGAGGCCGTCAGCACAATTTTGGTGGAAGAGGTTGACAAAGAGAAACGTTCGGTTTACTTCGTTAGTCAAACGCTACACGCAACCGAGACGAGGTATCAAATGATAGAAGAGGTCACGTTCGTCCCCGTCCTAATGGCAAGACGGATGAGGCCCTATTTTCAAAATCACGCCATAGTGGTAAGAATTGACTATCCGAAGTGACGAATAGTGCAAATATACCATGAAAATCGGTTTACCGCTGGGATGATTTAAATACAGATAATAACTTTTGGGTAGGGAGCCTTCGTGGGAGGTTATCAAGCACAACATAGACCTCCAACTCCTCGACACTCCTCAAACTGTCGTTTTTAAGGGTTTTTTTACTAGTGACCTTTCTCAGCACAACCGTTCTCATTCTTGTTTGTATTCCTCTTCTCTTTTCACCGCAACCCTTCTCTTGTTACTCTCACCGAAAATCCTTCACATTCTCATTCTCATTCTCACTTATCTCCAACTTTTCCTTTATTCTCTCATTCTCACTTAACTCCAACTTTTCCTTTATTCTTGTTTCACACTTGTTTGAAGAAAAAGGTTCATTCATTGTTAATATTCAATCTTTCTACTTAATTTTTGACTCTGAATGTGAAAAACCATTCCACTAACACAAAAGTTTCCTTTTCTGAATTGCaatatcatatattttattttctcatattataaattgaatatataagatgtttataaaataaagctTTGGTTTTGGTTTGTGTACATGccaaattaataattaatgttgAAGGTACTATACATGGACCACAAGAAAAATGTGCATGCAAACGTATATACTATagttcaaataataataataattgaaaatgattattataaacgttatattatattaaattgagTGGCGTTTAAAGCAGATGTTATTAAATTTACACTGAAATTGGTTTATCCAATTTCAAAATTACGACATTTATCACTGACATAAATTAAACGCTTAAAACCGTTACTTTATACAATGTATTATATGACGTCTGCTAATGTGGTTCTCAATTGACGGTCACATTATACTTTGTGGCAGCCAAATTTGTGGTGGTACGCAGTACAGCCACACACATATATTGTGACGGTTAGTTATAAACGTCACTTTATACGAAAATAAATGTCACCACATACACATATTTTTTTAGCGAATAACAAAGGGTccatgataatcatataaataaacacaaattttGAGAATAAGATACATCATCATTCTATACTAACAGTACCGAGCACCAAATATTGAGATctcacttgagcgtcggagtccCTTTTGTAGGTACTATCAGAGCTTGGAGTTCACAAGGAATAGAAGCAGAGGAGTGAAGGCAGAGTTATGAGACCATTTCGagaagaaggaaggagaagTAGACTGACCGAATGAGAAGGACGATAATAATTCTCTTGTTTGAGAATACaaataaattcttattttatttattttaattttaatttttaatttaaaatattataatattattataaagggtTGTTGAACCTTATATAAATACCACTGCGGAAGACTCTGAAACGGACTCGTGCTTTCCTGGTTTATTTTACAGACCAATTAGCTTTGtttgaaaaagaaacaaaagagaaaaagatgAACTGCTTCGAGGAAGATGTTCCTATGCCTCTGAGTCCTATGGCAGATTACCTTAGCAGCTCTCTGATAAACGTGTTTGTTCTTTGTGCTGTTGAATCTGAGATTCCAATTGATGACTCAAAATTTCAACCTCTGCTTGAGAACAAGTTACTTCCCATATGCTCCAGATTCTCATGTATCATGGTACGTATAATTTATTACTATATTCCATCACCTGATTTAGAGGagaattgtaattttttttcaaattttacttaTCTTCCAATTTTGATGGTTTTGTTATATACATAAACAGATAACATGAGCTGTAGAAAACCATGCTATTTTGTAATTGTAATTTACCTCAATGGCTTTCTTTATTTGTACCATCTTTGTCATAATACTTTCTTGGGTTTTGTTCTTATGTTTTGGGCAATATTTTCATCAAATgggtataataatattaatattaatattaatattaacggAATGAGAGTTTTATTAGTCAAAAAACTTATTTGTTGAAATTGAAAAAAGTTAAGAACTTCTCTTGTAGAAAATCTTAAAGACCACTGATAGAAGGGTGAAATTGAACTTTAATTGTGCATTGgaattgaatttaaaaagaaaagattcTTTTGTGTTGTTGGTTCCAAGAAAAGAATCATTTGATATTGTTACTGCATAACTGGAACAGGTTACTGACAAGAATGGAAAAAAAGTTTGGAAACAAGTTGATGTTAACCCAGAGGATCACATCAAGATTCCTAAGTTTGCATCCACGAATCGAACACACAAATTATATGACGAATGTCTTGATGGATACATGTCAAAAATAGCTAATGAACAGTTACGAGAAGATCAACCACTTTGGGAAGTGCATATATTTAACTATCCAACGACCAAAGCTGCAGGAACTATTTTATTTAAGCTCCATCATGCACTTGGAGATGACTACTCTTTCATGGCGACTTTCCTTTCGATAACACAAAGTGCTGATAATCCTTCTCTTCCAATCAAACTTCCTTCAAGCAAATTGGTGGAATCAACAAGTACCAAAGGCATGGTTAAACGATTATCTCAAACTGCTTCTGTGTTGTTAAAGAGTGCATTTGATTTTGGCTGGAGTTTCATGAAAAGTAGCTTGATGCCAGATGAACAAACACCATTAAGGTCAGGACACGAAGATGTAGGGTTTCGACCTATGAGTATCATAAATGTTTCCCTCTCATTGGACAGCATCAAAGAAGTCAAAAACGAACTCAAAGTGGTACGTCCAGACTTGTTTTCTATACTTTAAATGTtgctttcaaaaatttaatttaaagtaCCTAAATTTTAACCTGTGATCTTGAGATTGATCTAATGACCAGCTAGGTCAATAATCTATTAAACGacgataaaaataatttgaagaataataatacttaatttttaaaatgatttttaaatttgtatatataatgactgattttttttccaaatcaaTTTATATTTAAGAATTATTTTACTGTAATGCCatgaacaaatatttttttaaaatttaaaattttaaaactaaagaaatcattaaataaaatatttttttttaaatttgttaattttaaaactactttaattaattaatttattaaatttatatactattttaaatattaaaaaaatattaatatctaaaataatttctgttattaataaataatttttaaatttatatttgattagctaccaatttttaaatataaaataattaataactaaaattttgatagttaattagatatcaattcaaaattaatttataaattttattaataataaaaattatttacatactaatgatttttttttctctattctcatttaataattttattgtaatttaatatgattttttatttttaaaattattttttttcttctttcatgaTCCACCAGATTATGTTAGTTGACGTACATCTGAAACA includes:
- the LOC137834487 gene encoding wax ester synthase/diacylglycerol acyltransferase 5-like, with protein sequence MNCFEEDVPMPLSPMADYLSSSLINVFVLCAVESEIPIDDSKFQPLLENKLLPICSRFSCIMVTDKNGKKVWKQVDVNPEDHIKIPKFASTNRTHKLYDECLDGYMSKIANEQLREDQPLWEVHIFNYPTTKAAGTILFKLHHALGDDYSFMATFLSITQSADNPSLPIKLPSSKLVESTSTKGMVKRLSQTASVLLKSAFDFGWSFMKSSLMPDEQTPLRSGHEDVGFRPMSIINVSLSLDSIKEVKNELKVSINDVLVGAIFFGIQLYMKAKNQKSGTSESTALVLLNTRKIRAYKSAKEMHTDSEAPWGNRFHFMHVPIPMLSDNNELNPLEFVLEAKKKINRQRTSLAVPMAGVLLRLLNQIKGPQAATNFLYKTMNNASLSISHMVGPAEKVTLANHPIKGLYFMTVGLSQSITVTITSYMGHLRVGFGVEEGFIDEYQLKSCFETSLQKILEAGKYNLPLGSRL